Proteins from a genomic interval of Microbacterium phyllosphaerae:
- a CDS encoding aldehyde dehydrogenase (NADP(+)), with protein MTTSSEDLDAIVHAAAAAAPIWRRSSAADRARWLRAAADALDANVTELVAIADEETRLGATRLTGEVARTSGQLRLFATVVEEGSYLELTIDDADATATPPRPELRRLLTALGPVAVFSASNFPFAFSVAGGDTASALAAGNPVVVKAHSGHPRLSLRTAELVAAALEGAGAPAGSLALVEGREAGNALVQHPLIRAAGFTGSVSGGRALFDLASGRPDPIPFYGELGSINPVVITEAAAAARGESLAQGLVGSFTLGVGQFCTKPGVVFVPADSGFEDAVASALPATAGGPLLTDRITEAFPTGLAHLEDDTSVSIVAEGAEVDGVRPVALRTDARAVAERPEVLLEECFGPVTLIVRYDSQSDLHAALATVPGSLTATLHSEPGEDSTTTLELLQERAGRVLFAGWPTGVAVTWSQQHGGPWPATTSLHTSVGASAIRRFLRPLAFQDAPEPLLPEVLRDDSLARLPHRRNGVLVLPA; from the coding sequence GTGACCACGTCTTCCGAAGATCTCGACGCGATCGTCCACGCGGCAGCCGCCGCCGCTCCGATCTGGCGTCGTTCATCGGCCGCGGATCGTGCGCGCTGGCTGCGTGCCGCCGCCGATGCGCTCGACGCGAACGTCACGGAGCTCGTCGCGATCGCCGACGAGGAGACCCGCCTGGGCGCCACCCGCCTGACCGGCGAGGTCGCCCGCACGAGCGGTCAACTGCGACTCTTCGCGACGGTCGTCGAGGAGGGCTCCTACCTCGAGCTCACGATCGATGACGCGGATGCCACGGCGACGCCGCCGCGACCCGAGCTGCGCCGCCTGCTCACCGCGCTGGGCCCGGTGGCGGTGTTCTCGGCCTCGAACTTCCCGTTCGCGTTCTCCGTCGCGGGAGGCGACACGGCCTCGGCCCTGGCCGCCGGCAACCCCGTCGTCGTGAAGGCGCACTCGGGCCATCCTCGCCTGTCGCTCCGCACGGCCGAGCTCGTGGCAGCCGCGCTCGAAGGCGCGGGAGCACCTGCCGGCTCGCTCGCACTCGTGGAGGGGCGAGAGGCAGGTAACGCGCTCGTGCAGCATCCGCTCATCCGCGCCGCAGGCTTCACGGGTTCGGTGTCGGGCGGACGCGCGCTGTTCGACCTCGCCTCCGGCCGCCCCGACCCCATCCCGTTCTACGGCGAGCTCGGCAGCATCAACCCGGTCGTGATCACCGAGGCCGCGGCCGCCGCGCGTGGGGAGTCGCTCGCTCAGGGGCTCGTCGGATCCTTCACGCTCGGCGTCGGTCAGTTCTGCACCAAGCCGGGCGTGGTCTTCGTACCGGCGGATTCCGGTTTCGAAGATGCCGTCGCGTCAGCCCTCCCCGCGACTGCGGGCGGCCCGCTGCTCACCGACCGCATCACCGAGGCGTTCCCGACCGGGCTCGCCCACCTCGAGGACGACACTTCGGTCTCGATCGTCGCGGAGGGTGCCGAGGTGGACGGGGTCCGCCCTGTCGCACTGCGCACGGACGCGCGTGCCGTCGCCGAGCGCCCGGAGGTGCTGCTCGAGGAGTGCTTCGGGCCGGTCACCCTCATCGTGCGCTACGACTCGCAGTCCGACCTGCACGCGGCACTCGCGACGGTTCCGGGCAGCCTCACCGCGACCCTGCACTCCGAGCCCGGCGAAGACTCCACCACGACCCTCGAATTGCTGCAGGAGCGTGCGGGACGCGTGCTCTTCGCCGGCTGGCCGACCGGGGTCGCCGTGACCTGGTCGCAGCAGCACGGCGGACCGTGGCCGGCGACCACATCGCTGCACACGTCCGTCGGCGCATCAGCGATCCGCCGCTTCCTGCGCCCGCTGGCATTCCAGGACGCGCCGGAGCCGCTGCTCCCTGAGGTGCTGCGCGACGATTCGCTCGCTCGCCTGCCGCACCGCCGCAACGGCGTGCTCGTACTCCCCGCCTGA
- the serS gene encoding serine--tRNA ligase, with protein sequence MIDLALLRENPEIVRRSQAARGNDQGTVDIALEADRSRRAALSAFEELRAEQNAFGKQVAKAPKEEKAALVAQVKNLAERVKQAQQAANEASEAASAALARIENVVVDGVPAGGEADFVELRRVGDVPAFDFEPRDHLELGEILGAIDMERGAKVSGARFYFLRGIGARLEIALMNLALDKALQNGFVPLITPTLVRPEIMQGTGFLGEHADEVYHLDKDDDLYLVGTSEVALAGYHKDEILDLGKGALRYAGWSTCYRREAGSHGKDTRGIIRVHQFNKLEMFVYTNPEDAEAEHLRLVALQEEMLTSLGLAYRVIDVAAGDLGSSAARKYDIEAWVPTQGAFRELTSTSNCTTYQARRLDIRHRPEAQDGQTAKTQPVATLNGTLATTRWIVALLETHQQADGSVRVPEVLRPYLGGLEVLEPEA encoded by the coding sequence ATGATCGACCTCGCACTCCTCCGCGAAAACCCGGAGATCGTCCGCCGTTCTCAGGCCGCCCGTGGCAACGACCAGGGCACCGTCGACATCGCACTCGAGGCCGACCGATCGCGCCGAGCGGCACTCTCCGCATTCGAAGAGCTGCGTGCCGAGCAGAACGCGTTCGGCAAGCAGGTCGCGAAGGCCCCCAAAGAGGAGAAGGCCGCGCTCGTCGCGCAGGTGAAGAACCTCGCCGAGCGCGTCAAGCAGGCACAGCAGGCCGCGAACGAGGCGTCAGAGGCGGCATCCGCCGCGCTCGCCCGCATCGAGAACGTCGTCGTCGACGGCGTCCCCGCCGGCGGTGAGGCGGACTTCGTCGAGCTCCGCCGCGTCGGAGACGTGCCGGCCTTCGATTTCGAACCGCGCGATCACCTCGAACTCGGCGAGATCCTCGGCGCGATCGACATGGAGCGCGGCGCGAAGGTCTCGGGTGCCCGCTTCTACTTCCTGCGCGGCATCGGGGCGCGCCTCGAGATCGCCCTCATGAACCTCGCGCTCGACAAGGCTCTGCAGAACGGCTTCGTGCCGCTGATCACGCCCACCCTGGTGCGACCGGAGATCATGCAGGGAACCGGCTTCCTCGGTGAGCACGCCGACGAGGTCTACCACCTCGACAAGGATGACGATCTCTACCTGGTCGGCACCAGCGAGGTCGCGCTCGCCGGGTACCACAAGGACGAGATCCTCGACCTCGGAAAGGGCGCGCTGCGCTACGCCGGCTGGTCGACGTGCTACCGGCGCGAGGCGGGTTCGCACGGCAAGGACACCCGCGGCATCATCCGGGTGCACCAGTTCAACAAGCTCGAGATGTTCGTCTACACGAACCCCGAGGATGCCGAGGCGGAGCACCTGCGTCTCGTCGCACTGCAGGAGGAGATGCTGACTTCGCTCGGCCTCGCGTACCGCGTCATCGACGTCGCCGCGGGCGACCTCGGGTCGAGCGCCGCACGCAAGTACGACATCGAGGCGTGGGTCCCCACGCAGGGTGCCTTCCGTGAGCTGACCTCCACGTCGAACTGCACCACGTACCAGGCACGCCGCCTCGACATCCGCCACCGGCCGGAGGCGCAGGACGGTCAGACCGCGAAGACGCAGCCGGTGGCCACGCTCAACGGCACCCTCGCGACCACCCGATGGATCGTCGCGCTGCTCGAGACGCACCAGCAGGCCGACGGTTCCGTGCGGGTGCCCGAGGTGCTGCGGCCCTACCTGGGCGGACTCGAGGTCCTGGAGCCCGAGGCATGA
- the cls gene encoding cardiolipin synthase, with protein sequence MTPETWAWWITAFLVALDLTIRITAIIVIPRNRRPTAAMAWLLAVFFIPFVGVFLFLLIGNPRLPRARRRKQDQINEYIAETSEHLHFGTLRPNAPSWFPPLVEMNHRLGALPISGDNGAHLISGYQESLDAMADEIRKTEDYVHVEFYILQSDASTDNFFRAMEEVAARGVQVRVLLDHWANRWKPKYRDTIARLNRMGANWHLMLPVQPLKGRMQRPDLRNHRKLLVVDGKVAFLGSQNVTDSTYNLPKNIKRGLHWVDLMVRIDGPVVLSVNAIFLSDWYSETDEVLQEIDISHAEAGSGDLDCQVVPSGPGFEVENNLRLFLGLLYAAKDRIMIVSPYFVPDEALLLAVTAAVDRGVEVELFVSEEGDQAMVYHAQRSYYEVLLKAGVRIWMYRKPYILHTKSLTIDDQVAVIGSSNMDMRSFGLNLEVSMLVRGEEFVAEMREVEDEYRSLSRELTLDEWMQQPLRSTVLDNLARLTSALQ encoded by the coding sequence ATGACACCCGAGACCTGGGCGTGGTGGATCACGGCATTCCTGGTCGCCCTCGACCTGACGATCCGCATCACCGCGATCATCGTGATCCCACGCAACCGGCGACCCACCGCGGCGATGGCGTGGCTGCTCGCCGTGTTCTTCATCCCGTTCGTCGGGGTGTTCCTGTTCCTGCTGATCGGTAACCCGCGACTGCCGCGCGCCCGCCGCCGCAAGCAGGACCAGATCAACGAGTACATCGCCGAGACGAGCGAGCACCTGCACTTCGGCACCCTGCGACCGAATGCCCCGAGCTGGTTCCCTCCGCTCGTCGAGATGAACCATCGGCTCGGTGCCCTTCCGATCTCGGGCGACAACGGCGCCCATCTGATCTCGGGGTACCAGGAGTCGCTCGACGCGATGGCCGACGAGATCCGCAAGACGGAGGACTACGTCCACGTCGAGTTCTACATCCTGCAGTCCGACGCGTCGACCGACAACTTCTTCCGGGCGATGGAAGAGGTCGCCGCACGCGGCGTCCAGGTGCGAGTGCTGCTGGACCACTGGGCGAACCGGTGGAAGCCGAAGTACCGTGACACGATCGCGCGCCTCAACCGGATGGGGGCGAACTGGCACCTGATGCTGCCGGTGCAGCCGCTCAAGGGGCGGATGCAGCGCCCCGACCTCCGCAACCACCGCAAGCTCCTCGTCGTCGACGGCAAGGTCGCGTTCCTCGGTTCGCAGAACGTCACCGATTCGACGTACAACCTGCCGAAGAACATCAAGCGCGGGCTGCACTGGGTCGACCTCATGGTGCGCATCGACGGTCCGGTCGTCCTGAGCGTCAACGCGATCTTCCTCAGCGACTGGTACAGCGAGACCGACGAGGTGCTGCAGGAGATCGACATCTCGCATGCGGAGGCCGGGTCGGGCGATCTCGACTGCCAGGTCGTGCCGTCCGGGCCGGGGTTCGAGGTCGAGAACAACCTGCGTCTGTTCCTCGGGCTGCTGTATGCGGCCAAGGACAGGATCATGATCGTCAGCCCCTATTTCGTCCCCGACGAGGCGCTGCTGCTCGCGGTGACCGCTGCGGTCGATCGTGGCGTCGAGGTCGAGCTGTTCGTCTCCGAAGAGGGCGACCAGGCGATGGTCTACCACGCGCAGCGCAGCTACTACGAGGTGCTGCTGAAGGCGGGAGTCCGTATCTGGATGTACCGGAAGCCGTACATCCTGCACACGAAGAGCCTGACGATCGACGACCAGGTCGCGGTGATCGGTTCGAGCAACATGGACATGCGATCGTTCGGTCTCAACCTCGAGGTGTCGATGCTGGTGCGCGGCGAGGAGTTCGTCGCCGAGATGCGCGAGGTCGAAGACGAGTACCGCTCGCTCAGCCGGGAGCTGACGCTGGACGAGTGGATGCAGCAGCCGCTGCGGTCGACCGTGCTCGACAACCTCGCACGCCTCACCTCGGCACTTCAGTAG
- a CDS encoding LCP family protein, with the protein MSPSTRRRRTVARHGQLRTPRPLGQLLMFIAIGLAVVLVSGVSVAAYVVYDLSSTVTANAVELEGEEALPPNIGEYKEGFNLLLTGVDTCEDAYAEYFGARCDGGDSEGTLNDVNLLVHVSQEPRRITVVSFPRDLMLAIPECEDDQGNVHSAMSKQPLNVAYTDGGLNCVAKTITELTGQEIQFAASVTFGGVIEITNAIGGVDVCLATGIKDKYTNLNMTAGTHTIKGLEALQFLRTRHGVGDGSDLGRIGNQQQYMSSLVRKLISSETLGNVPMMLKLANTGLSNVKASNSLADPMKIVQIALAVKSVPFEDIVFLQYPTGSDSENPNKVVANESAAQEMWDAINANAQLQVTHENTESDGVVVTEPTPADAGTATPDPAATPDNVVALPDTIKGNSAAQQTCSNGNVN; encoded by the coding sequence GTGAGTCCTAGCACCCGACGCCGTCGCACCGTCGCGCGACATGGCCAGCTGCGTACTCCCCGTCCGCTCGGCCAGCTGCTGATGTTCATCGCGATCGGTCTCGCCGTCGTGCTCGTCAGCGGCGTCAGCGTCGCGGCCTACGTGGTCTACGACCTCTCCAGCACGGTGACGGCGAACGCGGTCGAGCTCGAGGGCGAAGAGGCGCTCCCGCCGAACATCGGCGAGTACAAGGAAGGGTTCAACCTTCTGCTGACCGGCGTCGACACGTGCGAAGACGCGTATGCGGAGTACTTCGGTGCTCGGTGCGACGGCGGCGACTCCGAGGGCACCCTGAACGACGTGAACCTGCTCGTGCACGTCTCGCAGGAGCCGCGTCGCATCACGGTCGTCAGCTTCCCCCGCGACCTCATGCTCGCGATCCCGGAGTGCGAAGACGACCAGGGCAACGTGCACTCCGCCATGAGCAAGCAGCCCCTGAACGTCGCCTACACCGACGGCGGCCTCAACTGCGTCGCCAAGACGATCACCGAGCTCACCGGCCAGGAGATCCAGTTCGCGGCGTCCGTGACCTTCGGCGGCGTGATCGAGATCACCAACGCGATCGGCGGCGTCGACGTGTGCCTCGCGACCGGCATCAAGGACAAGTACACCAACCTCAACATGACGGCGGGGACGCACACGATCAAGGGCCTGGAGGCGCTGCAGTTCCTCCGCACCAGGCACGGCGTCGGAGACGGCAGCGACCTCGGGCGCATCGGCAACCAGCAGCAGTACATGTCGAGCCTCGTGCGAAAGCTGATCAGCAGCGAGACGCTCGGCAACGTCCCGATGATGCTGAAGCTCGCGAACACCGGTCTCAGCAACGTGAAGGCCAGCAACTCGCTCGCGGATCCGATGAAGATCGTCCAGATCGCCCTGGCCGTGAAGTCGGTTCCCTTCGAGGACATCGTCTTCCTGCAGTACCCGACCGGATCCGATTCGGAGAACCCCAACAAGGTCGTGGCGAACGAATCCGCGGCTCAGGAGATGTGGGACGCGATCAACGCGAACGCCCAGCTGCAGGTCACGCACGAGAACACCGAGAGCGACGGCGTCGTCGTGACCGAGCCCACGCCCGCTGATGCCGGCACGGCCACCCCCGACCCTGCGGCCACGCCCGACAACGTCGTGGCGCTGCCCGACACGATCAAGGGCAACTCGGCCGCGCAGCAGACCTGCTCGAACGGAAACGTGAACTGA
- a CDS encoding glycoside hydrolase family 3 C-terminal domain-containing protein, with the protein MTEISASDLTLEEKASLTSGADFWTTKSIDRVGLPSIMMTDGPHGLRKQSGRTDHLGLASSVPATCFPPAVGIGSSFDPEIIERVGAAIGVEAAIEDVAIVLGPGINIKRSPLCGRNFEYFSEDPIVSGILGAASVRGVQSRGVGSSLKHFAANNQEFDRMRASSDVDPRPLHEIYLRGFERVVTDAQPWTVMCSYNRLNGVYTSEDPWLLTQVLRDDWGFDGLVVSDWGAVNDRVAGVAAGLDLEMPSSGGRTDAQLVAAVRAGELAESVLDTAAARAIDLVRKAGRRPAVSGPLDVDAHHALAREAAGRSIVLLKNDGDVLPLGEGQKIAVIGAFATEPRFQGAGSSLINPTRVDGTLDELRAVAGDDVSYAPGFAVAGGAVAASGRSDDDLRDEAVAVASAADVAVVFLGLPAAEESEGFDREHIDLPADQLALLDAVIQANPTTVVVLSNGGVVALPFADRVPAIVETWLLGQAGGGAVADVLYGAVNPSGKLTETVPVRIEDNPSFGNFPGEFGHVRYGEGVLVGYRWYDAKGLEVAYPFGHGLSYTTFSYGEASVSVTADGDIAVTVKVTNTGARDGREVVQVYVAPVRSVVQRAPRELKAFSSVALAAGETRAVELVVRREDLAYWDVRVDRFIVEGGEYTVEVAASSRDIRSSSTVEVEGDAVSLPLTMNSSIGDVVGHPVAGPIVMAALGGVMDGLTGADSSAASMMPNDEAMEKMMASFPIGRLIGFPGVDVTYEQIEQLLAGANAGVLPQS; encoded by the coding sequence ATGACCGAGATCTCGGCATCCGACCTCACCCTCGAAGAGAAGGCATCGCTCACGAGCGGTGCGGACTTCTGGACGACCAAGTCGATCGATCGCGTCGGCCTTCCGTCGATCATGATGACCGACGGCCCGCACGGCCTCCGCAAGCAGTCCGGACGCACGGATCACCTCGGTCTCGCGAGCAGTGTCCCCGCCACCTGCTTCCCGCCCGCCGTCGGCATCGGCTCGTCCTTCGACCCGGAGATCATCGAGCGCGTCGGCGCGGCCATCGGCGTCGAGGCGGCCATCGAGGATGTCGCGATCGTGCTCGGCCCCGGCATCAACATCAAGCGCTCGCCGCTGTGCGGACGCAACTTCGAGTACTTCTCCGAGGACCCCATCGTGTCGGGCATCCTCGGGGCGGCGTCCGTGCGCGGCGTGCAGTCGCGGGGAGTCGGCTCCTCGCTCAAGCACTTCGCGGCGAACAACCAGGAGTTCGATCGGATGCGCGCGAGCTCCGACGTCGACCCTCGTCCGCTGCACGAGATCTACCTCCGCGGCTTCGAGCGCGTCGTCACGGACGCCCAACCGTGGACCGTCATGTGCTCGTACAACCGTCTCAACGGCGTGTACACCTCGGAGGACCCGTGGCTGCTCACGCAGGTGCTGCGCGACGACTGGGGCTTCGACGGGCTCGTGGTCTCCGACTGGGGTGCGGTGAACGACCGGGTGGCCGGCGTCGCCGCCGGACTCGACCTCGAGATGCCCTCGTCAGGCGGCCGCACGGATGCTCAGCTCGTCGCCGCCGTGCGCGCGGGTGAGCTCGCCGAGAGCGTGCTCGACACCGCGGCCGCCCGCGCGATCGACCTGGTGCGCAAGGCCGGTCGGCGCCCGGCCGTGTCGGGTCCGCTGGACGTCGACGCGCACCACGCACTCGCACGAGAGGCCGCCGGCCGTTCCATCGTCCTGCTGAAGAACGACGGCGATGTGCTTCCGCTCGGTGAGGGACAGAAGATCGCCGTCATCGGAGCGTTCGCCACCGAACCGCGCTTCCAGGGCGCGGGCTCGTCTCTGATCAACCCGACCCGGGTCGACGGGACGCTCGACGAGCTGCGCGCCGTCGCCGGCGACGACGTCTCGTACGCACCGGGCTTCGCGGTCGCGGGCGGGGCCGTCGCAGCATCCGGGCGCTCCGACGACGACCTGCGCGACGAGGCCGTGGCCGTGGCATCCGCAGCCGATGTGGCCGTCGTCTTCCTCGGGCTTCCCGCCGCGGAGGAGTCGGAGGGCTTCGACCGTGAGCACATCGACCTTCCCGCCGACCAGCTCGCGCTGCTCGACGCCGTGATCCAGGCGAACCCCACGACCGTGGTCGTGCTCTCGAACGGCGGCGTCGTGGCGCTGCCCTTCGCCGACCGGGTGCCCGCGATCGTCGAGACCTGGCTGCTGGGGCAGGCAGGCGGCGGTGCCGTCGCCGACGTGCTGTACGGCGCCGTGAACCCGTCGGGCAAGCTCACCGAGACCGTGCCCGTGCGGATCGAGGACAACCCCTCGTTCGGCAACTTCCCCGGCGAGTTCGGTCACGTCCGCTACGGCGAGGGCGTTCTCGTGGGCTACCGGTGGTACGACGCGAAGGGCCTCGAGGTCGCCTACCCGTTCGGTCACGGCCTGTCGTACACGACGTTCTCGTACGGGGAGGCCTCGGTGTCGGTCACAGCTGACGGCGACATCGCCGTGACCGTCAAGGTCACCAACACGGGCGCGCGCGACGGCCGCGAGGTCGTGCAGGTGTACGTCGCCCCGGTGCGCTCCGTCGTGCAGCGTGCACCGCGTGAGCTCAAGGCGTTCTCGTCCGTGGCGCTGGCCGCAGGGGAGACCCGCGCTGTCGAGCTCGTCGTCCGCCGCGAGGACCTCGCCTACTGGGACGTCCGCGTCGATCGGTTCATCGTCGAGGGCGGGGAGTACACGGTCGAGGTCGCCGCATCGAGCCGCGACATCCGCTCATCGTCAACGGTCGAGGTCGAGGGAGACGCCGTCTCACTGCCCCTCACCATGAACTCCTCGATCGGCGACGTCGTCGGGCATCCCGTCGCGGGCCCGATCGTGATGGCCGCGCTCGGTGGCGTGATGGACGGCCTCACCGGAGCCGACTCATCGGCCGCATCGATGATGCCGAATGATGAGGCGATGGAGAAGATGATGGCGTCGTTCCCGATCGGACGCCTCATCGGCTTCCCCGGTGTCGACGTGACGTACGAGCAGATCGAGCAGCTGCTCGCCGGGGCGAACGCGGGAGTGCTGCCGCAGAGCTGA
- a CDS encoding diacylglycerol/lipid kinase family protein, which yields MTMSAPARRQAALVYNPIKVDEKHLRARVRTLSSEAGWEHPAFYPTTVADPGQRATAQALERGVDVVLVAGGDGTVRAVSEAIANTGVPLAILPSGTGNLLARNLNLPLSDSDEMIRAALGGFRHAIDIGWARLTRESGEHEEHAYVVLAGIGLDADMIANTRSDLKKSVGWIAYVDGAARSLVSAEPFRAVFQIDDGRLHTTKVHSILFANCGTLPAGIALIPDASIADGILDVAVIQPTGVLGWLGVWRKIWWDNSVLRRSRAGRRVLERRGRDASVHYFRGLVAEAAAPRPIPIELDGDEFGLAVRVTCRADPGALLLALPAGHPVAAL from the coding sequence ATGACGATGAGCGCCCCCGCCCGGCGACAGGCGGCGCTCGTGTACAACCCCATCAAGGTCGACGAGAAGCATCTGCGCGCCAGGGTCCGCACCCTGTCGAGCGAAGCCGGGTGGGAGCATCCGGCGTTCTATCCGACGACCGTCGCGGATCCCGGCCAGCGGGCGACGGCGCAGGCGCTCGAGCGCGGAGTCGACGTCGTACTGGTCGCCGGAGGTGATGGCACGGTGCGCGCGGTGTCCGAGGCCATCGCGAACACCGGTGTGCCGCTCGCGATCCTCCCCAGCGGCACCGGCAACCTCCTCGCCCGCAATCTCAACCTCCCGCTCAGCGACTCCGACGAGATGATCAGAGCGGCCCTGGGCGGTTTCCGACATGCGATCGACATCGGGTGGGCGCGACTCACCCGCGAGAGCGGCGAGCACGAAGAGCACGCCTACGTGGTCCTGGCCGGTATCGGCCTCGACGCGGACATGATCGCCAACACCCGCTCCGACCTGAAGAAGTCGGTCGGGTGGATCGCATACGTCGACGGCGCCGCACGGTCGCTGGTGTCCGCGGAGCCGTTCCGAGCGGTGTTCCAGATCGACGACGGACGTCTGCACACCACGAAGGTGCACAGCATCCTGTTCGCCAACTGCGGCACGCTGCCGGCCGGTATCGCCCTGATCCCCGATGCCTCCATCGCAGACGGCATCCTCGACGTCGCCGTGATCCAGCCGACGGGCGTGCTGGGATGGCTCGGCGTGTGGCGCAAGATCTGGTGGGACAACTCGGTGCTCCGACGCTCCCGCGCAGGACGTCGCGTGCTCGAGCGCCGGGGCAGGGATGCGTCGGTGCACTACTTCCGGGGACTGGTCGCCGAGGCGGCAGCTCCCCGACCGATCCCGATCGAACTCGACGGCGACGAGTTCGGCCTCGCGGTGCGCGTCACCTGCAGGGCGGACCCGGGCGCGCTGCTGCTCGCGCTGCCCGCCGGACATCCGGTCGCGGCCCTCTGA
- a CDS encoding TetR/AcrR family transcriptional regulator — MARRGSYAKGVARRGEILESALDVIGRKGYQNASLKQIAEVVGVTPAALLHYFGSKEELFTEVLRTRDEHDLDTPQPVDPVDAKAAFVDVIRRNAEVPGVVELFSRLAVDAVDPEHPAHRYFLDRSERLRESIAVAFERDEQRRATLDPDTMARVIQAVSDGLQLQWMIDPTVDMPGIIESLMDVLYPPSPRATPPPAATQED; from the coding sequence ATGGCACGACGAGGTTCATATGCGAAGGGCGTCGCCAGACGCGGAGAGATCCTCGAGAGCGCGCTCGATGTGATCGGCCGCAAGGGATACCAGAACGCGTCGCTCAAACAGATCGCCGAGGTCGTCGGGGTCACCCCGGCAGCGCTCCTGCACTACTTCGGGAGCAAGGAGGAGCTGTTCACCGAGGTGCTCCGCACCCGCGACGAGCACGACCTCGACACTCCGCAACCGGTGGATCCGGTCGACGCGAAAGCCGCGTTCGTCGACGTGATCCGCCGCAACGCCGAAGTCCCGGGCGTCGTCGAACTGTTCTCCCGCCTGGCTGTGGATGCCGTCGATCCGGAGCATCCCGCCCACCGCTACTTCCTCGATCGCAGCGAACGACTCCGGGAGAGCATCGCGGTCGCGTTCGAGCGCGACGAGCAGCGGCGCGCGACCCTCGACCCCGACACCATGGCCAGGGTGATCCAGGCCGTCTCCGACGGGCTCCAGCTGCAGTGGATGATCGACCCCACCGTCGACATGCCCGGCATCATCGAGTCGCTGATGGACGTGCTCTACCCGCCGTCGCCGCGAGCGACGCCACCGCCCGCGGCGACGCAGGAGGACTGA
- a CDS encoding HAD family hydrolase, with protein sequence MTAPWLVGLDVDGTILLQDETMSPGVPEAVARLRDAGHEVTIATGRSWMATRRYVEMLGLTAEYVVCSNGAVTMRRVGDEWERWHIEVFDPAPVLALLRERLPEARYMVELGSGQRLYTEHMDDWTLDAGRQVSFEELAAEPVSRIVVVSPGHDEDDFHRLVADAGLNEVSYAIGWTAWLDIAPQGVDKGTALERVRTELGFERGQVLVAGDGRNDIGMFGWALGIDGRAVAMGQAPDEVKEAAGEVTADVEEGGLATALNTLPAPAQVSAGE encoded by the coding sequence ATGACCGCTCCCTGGCTCGTCGGCCTCGACGTCGACGGCACGATCCTGCTGCAGGACGAGACGATGAGCCCCGGGGTGCCTGAAGCCGTCGCTCGGCTGCGTGACGCCGGGCACGAGGTGACCATCGCCACCGGACGCAGCTGGATGGCGACGCGTCGATATGTGGAGATGCTCGGCCTGACGGCGGAGTACGTCGTGTGCTCGAACGGTGCCGTGACGATGCGGCGTGTCGGTGACGAGTGGGAGCGGTGGCACATCGAGGTCTTCGACCCCGCGCCCGTTCTCGCGCTGCTGCGCGAGCGACTGCCCGAGGCGCGGTACATGGTGGAGCTCGGGTCGGGCCAGCGGCTCTACACCGAGCACATGGACGACTGGACGCTCGACGCGGGCCGGCAGGTGAGCTTCGAGGAACTCGCGGCCGAGCCGGTCTCGCGCATCGTGGTCGTCTCTCCCGGTCACGACGAGGACGACTTCCACCGACTCGTCGCCGACGCAGGACTCAATGAGGTCTCGTACGCGATCGGCTGGACGGCGTGGCTCGACATCGCGCCGCAGGGCGTCGACAAGGGGACGGCCCTGGAGCGCGTGCGCACCGAGCTGGGGTTCGAGCGGGGCCAGGTGCTCGTCGCCGGAGACGGTCGCAACGACATCGGCATGTTCGGGTGGGCGCTCGGGATCGACGGTCGTGCTGTGGCGATGGGGCAGGCGCCCGACGAGGTCAAGGAAGCCGCCGGCGAGGTGACGGCGGACGTCGAGGAGGGCGGGCTGGCGACAGCGCTGAACACGCTTCCAGCACCTGCCCAGGTCAGCGCGGGAGAATAG